AAAGATTGTCCAGGACAGCCTTATCAATAGACCTGGATAGTCTTTCCATACACATTATGAAAAGGTAGGGAGATATTGGATCTCCTTGCCTTATGCCTCTTGAAGGCTTGAAAGATTCAGTTTTCCTAACATTAACAAGAATAGAGATGGTGGAAGAGCTAATGCATGACATAATGAGTTTGGATAAGCCATGAGGGAAATTGAAGGCATGAAGAGTGTCCCTGATAAAAGACCACTCCAGCCTGTGAAAAGCTTTTTCAAGATCAATTTTGAGGATCATATTGCCATGTTTCCCTTTCATTTTCCTAAAGTGAGTGATGTATTCTTGCACGATGAAGGCATTATCACAGGCTCTTCTGTTGGAGAGGAAACTGGCTTGGCTAGGCCCAATGATATGGGGCAGTAGTGGTTTTATTCTGTTGACAATAATCTTGGTGATTGACTTGTATATTGTGTTACACAATCCAATTGGCCTGAAGTTTTTTAGCATTGATGCTTGGGGGCATTTTGGGATGAGGCATAGTAGGGTTTGGTTCATGGTTTCATCCATGGAGTTGGAAGAGAAGCATTTCTTACAGAATTCTGTGATAGAGTTACCCATTATGCTCTAGTATTTCTGATAGAAGAAAGGGTGGAGTCCATCAGGGCCAGGAGATTTGAAGGGTTTATGGGAGAAGATTGCCCTTTTTATTTCTCCCAACTCAAGAGGCATGTCCAGTATATCCCTTTGGGAGTCAGAAAGAGTGTGGGACATAGAGAGATGACTGGTGGTGGCCATTGGGGCTTTGGAGTAGGGGGAGGTATAGAGATTTGTGAAGAATCCCATTATGGCTGTTTGGATATCATGTTGGTCATAGAGCCAGTTTCCATTCTCTTTTTTTAGAGAGAGGATTTTGTTCCTTCTTCTTCTGTTAAGGGTGGAGTTGTGGAAGAATCTAGTGCTAGAATCACCCTCATTGAGCCAGTTAATCCTAGATTTGAGCTTCCAGAAATCCTCTTCATTTTTTAGGATTAAGTTAAGCTCACTAACCAGATTGGTTTCTAGGTTTAGCAAATATCTACTGAATTGGTAACTAGGAAATCTTTGGATTCCTGCAATTCTAGCTAAAATTCTTCTCTTCTAGTGGAAGATGTTACCAAAGGTATCTCTGTTCCACTTAGTAACAATTCTTTTAAAAGAGTCGGTGGATTAGAAGAGAGTAGAATATTCAGTGAAAGCCTCATTGATGATGTAGGGAAAGATGGGTGGCTAGCCCACATTGATTCAAATCTAAAGGGTTTAGTTAGATTGTTGGATGGTGTCCTTACCAGGATAACTTAGATGGGGAAGTGATCGGAGTGGGTCCTAGGAATGTGCAATACAGTAGCCTCACGGTACTGTTTGATCCAATTTTCATTGGCAAAGCACCTATCAATTCTTTCAAGGATCAGAGATGCCCTATTACTGTATCTCTCATTTGATCAAGTGTATTTACTCCCTTTGTAACCTAGATCTAGCAagttgcattcatttatacagtTCCAAAATAGGTTACTGCGACTAGGGCTTATGGGATTGCCCTCAAATTTATCCCTAGACTTTAAGACGACATTGAAGTCTCCTCCCACAAACCAGTTATTTGTGAGAGTTTTGGAGATTGAAATAAGGTTATCCCACAGGATTTTCCTATCAGCTAAAagattacttgtgtaaattacaGAGAAGAGCCAGGGAGTATGATTAcgttgtaggcatataaattttattaaaattaaatccataaaataatcgggattatattttaaaattcaagatatattagttcaaataaatttattgggctaatatGATTGGATTAATTACAAGTCCAATGTATATGGATTAAATAagtaagtcttaatccattgggctagtccatttaattgggctacgAATGATGAGCCCATCTCATCaggcccaagatgtcatcttcctagaggcccaacACCACGTGTCAAATggcgtggcacgccaagtcaaacggaagagccaataggatcatgccatgtgtcaaaatgacaaggcatgccaagtcacactaaaaggccaatgaaatcgtgcCACGTATGCAAGTGACatattctggccaatcaaatgcggccatatcacacttcaatttgattggtcggaaagagtttgttcttatcacaacttctcccttccacaactataaataggggtcttcataactcagaaaagacactaGACGTTATAACAaaaagcaagagagagctcgtggatcaaataccgcaaatttctctacaagtttcaagcttcaagcaatcaagttcaagttcaagctcaagaacgaagaacaaatcaacttcaagctcaagaacgaaaaACAAATCAAGGTTCAAGGAGTGCGAGTTCAAATCGAAGTTCGTACTAgctgaattcaagatcatcattcgtggcaacaaacatagattcaagatcaagctcaaaggcccttgaatttatttacaattgaaaagaagaatcagaggattcatagagattgtacactcaaatattcgaaataaaatattacgattgttgcgatattttttcggtcttgattttattttctcgatgcaatttattgtctacaaattccgGCATGCCTAGTGGGACCAGTTctgcccttcatctcttcctcctgcAAATCGAAACTACAAGCTTCAAATTTCTATTGTGATGATCGGGTACTTCAAATCTCGTCTTCAAGTTTCGCCAAGACTACACCCCGACAAaccttgaagtagggggcatttgtagacaTTGAAATCTTAATGGATCgagttaaatcctaaattcaagatgCTACAAGACCTCTTGAAATTCTAGGATTCTGTCAGTATTGCTTGGAGGCTACTCTACCAAAACCCTAGGTCACTCTTATAAAAAGGGTTATATAATCCTTTAAAAAATATCTCAAAAATGGAAATCATCTCAAAAATCCCATAAACGCATGGgatattcacaaagagatcaagATGCGGCCGGATAAAAATAATTTCATGGAGATCAAATACATCCCATGAAGGTTTGCATCATCCTACGTTCGAGAAACACGTTGTTTTATCCCTCGAATCACGGAGATAATcaggagagaagaatcaaggaGAAACATAATTGTACCCGTCTCATTTTATCAATAAAACTATGTTTCTTCATATTTATGTTGcggttgcaatttattttgtatcacaaataatttgttGCAAACATAGGTAATACCTTCACCATTGCATGGATACCTTGAGGTGTGGTGGCTACCTCCTCGACACTCACAATGTCCTCCTTCCACATAATCACAATCCCCCCAGAAAGGCCGATTACCGGTGATTGGATAATCATGTCGAACTGAAGCTCTTCTGTCAGCTTCTTGTGGTCtgccattttttttttttcaagaagaACGAGCATGGCTGGCTTGTGCATCTTTACCATTTCCATATAATGCCGCTTGAACTCAGCATTGTTGCCACCCATAACATTCCATATGATGTAGTTCATTAAGGGTGATGGGGACGGTTGGTGGAGGCCTTCCTGAGGGTTCCCCGTTCCTTGCTGAACCCTCGTCGGAGATGGTGGGGTTTTCCTCTTGAGGCTGAGGACTTGAGTCAGATTCAGTAGCGGATTGATGGGCCCATGTGTCTGAAGGGACACTAGGCTCAGATCGCACTTGACCATCGATCTGGGGCGCAGGATCACAGGATCACTAGAACCTCGCTGGTGTTGAGACTGAACTCGATCGCCCTGACTGAGTCCAGTAGGAGCGAGTCTGTTTGTAGTGGGTCGTAGATTGCTCCCTCCTCCTCTGATGTGCTTTTCTTTTAGAGAATTTCTAGGGCCTTGCTGATTCCCTTTTTGATGTTGCTGAGAGGCGGAGAAGTGCTCTTCTCTCGTGGTGCAGAAGATGATGGCATTTGGTGAGTTTGGGAGTCGATTGTTACGAAGATTGGGTCCGCCGTTGGGTCCTCCGTTGCCAGATCGTGGTATATTTGCTAACAAATGGATCTTATAAAACCACTTTATACTGATCATCATTGCCATTTTTTTAATAACTCACTCCTAACTAACGGGTTGTAGCAGGTGTAAAAAATGACAAACTGTGTCTTCGCTTTTTGAGTAGGAAAACAAATTCTCAAATAAAAGCCATGGTGTAGAGGCTGACCTTTATTAATTGTGACCATGAATGTGATAATTCAAAAAGTTCAATATATTAAAACGTTAAGAAGATTAAAAGCGAATCTAAGACTTTAGTCCATGATCAATAAAGAATATAACAACATTCATACTCATTTATGACTATAGTGCACTTAAcccaaaaacaaaaaagggaaaaaggattCCCTTGTGAATAAATAATATGCGCGTACGTATATAATTAAGGGAATAAAATGAATGCAATATTTTTGAAAATCTAAAATACCTTATTTACCACCAGGAAATTAAAGAAGGCTAATATAGGAAACATAAAAGCCGTCTGAATACACAGTACAATTCAACAGCGTCCAATAAACATAGACAAAACACGGAAAACTCCAAAGAGAAAATGAAAGCAACAGATAGAGGTTGAAATTTCATGAATATCTTAAAAATCTCCACTGGGGAGTGGCTCATGGGAGTGGTTGATGAAGATGAGTTCATAGACAACACCAGCAATCCCACCACCAACAAGGGGTCCAGCCCAGTAGACCCATTGGTGGGTCCAGGTCCAGCTAACCAAAGCTGGCCCAAATGAGACAGCAGGGTTCATTGAAGCTCCAGTAAAGGCCCCACCAGCTAAAATGTTGGCACCAACAATAAAACCAATGGCAATTGGTGCAATTACACCCAAGTCTCCCTTCTTTGGGTCAACAGCAGTGGCATACACAGTGTAAACAAGTCCAAAAGTCATCACTATTTCAAAGACAAATGCATTCCATACTGATACACCAGCTGACAAAGCAAATGCTCCTGTGCTCtgcattattttttttaaccATGAAAATTGTTAATATCACTCTTagtatgaaaattaaaaatttgtacCCTCATAATCTACAAATATTTACACATCAGATTAAGTTACCCATAAGAACAAGTAATAGTCTATAAACATGATCTGATATTATGAGAAAAGAATTTGTTATAATATGAATGTAAGTTTATTTTTTTACTCTGACCGTGTATATAAAGGAATATGATTGGAATATTCTTTCTTTCACTATAAGCAGAGGAAAGTGATAATGCCACCTAACGAATGAATATTGTTAGGTACTAAATTGGCCCTCATAAATGTTGAATAAACGTGTATTATATAGCTTTAGATATAGTTACCATCATATCACTATCTTACATAATGAGAGGACAAACTAAGTCGCTTTCAAACGAGATATAAAAAGATTTCTAGCTAATCCGTGAGTTCCAAATTTATGCTCTATAAAATATGTGAAAACCCTTGATGGCACTATAATTGTCCTAAATAAGCATTTTTTTTACACTCTAATCAGAGATGTCACACAGCAAACAATACCAGCCAATAGTTCAACTTTTATCTATAATAATAAACGATAATTTTTAAGGTATAAGAATTGTTTAATGTACTAAACGAAAATGACCTTAGAGCATATCTACTTTCACTCGCCGTCTTTGATTTCATGAGTCAAATTAACTAGGATTGACATTTGCTTTGATATTTAATTGCTAATGAACCTTGTGGTAATAGAAATTTCCTAgcaatcaaaaagaagaaaaaaatctcCTAGAACTGTCTAGTATAGAGTCAGCAGACCACATACCTAGCTAGTATATATTTTGCAGTTTTTGGTTTAGAAAGTAGGCAAAATTTCCATATCCTCATATATTTCATGGTAAAAAAGAAGTACTCCATATAGTAATTCAGGATAATTTTCAAAAAGGGCATAACATTTCCCCACATGGCTGAAAACAAAAAAGTCTGTACTATTTTCCCTTTACTGCTTATCAGAAGGGAAAAACTGTACGTCACTTTCAGGAGAGTTGCAAAAGCTCGTGATTTCTCTCTCATACGGCAACCATACATTCATTATCCACTCAAGAGAAGAAATTGAATAATAATTATTTATGCATCTCAGATCAACCTTCAAAAGGTAAATGACTATACTCTGCCTTTATagctaaaaaaaaaaagttaggtATAAGACTAAGAGTTCACttatattatttctttttctttctccatTTCTCCTTTTTTTATAGGAAAAAAGCTAAATGTAAAAAAGTCAAAGATTAAGATGCCTACAAAAGCGCTAGGATAGGGAAGTTAAGAACAGTTAACATCAAGTCATAAAGGCTATAGCATAATAAAAATATACAGGCTAATTATGCAGCTAATTAGTCTACAAATTAAGTATGTGCACATGCTTACCATGCCACCAGTGGCAAATTCAAGGAGGAAGCAAGCAACAGTGGATCCAAGCAACTGTGCGACAATGTAGAGAATGCCACGGAACAAAGTGATGTTTCCACCAACGAAAGCACCGAAGGTAACGGCGGGATTAACATGGCCGCCGGAGATGTTAGCACCGACGGAGACGGCCACAAACAGCCCGAAGGCATGCGCTATAGAGGCAGAGATGAGGCCGGCGGGAGTAGCGGTACCGTCAGCTGATAGCTTGTTGAAAGCCATGCCAGAACCCTGACCTGCGAAAACGAAGATCAGGGTACAGATGAACTCCGCCAAGGCCGCCTTGAGCGTCCCTGATTGGCGGAGTTCCTCATGGCTTCCAACAGCAATTTGGTGGATCGGCATGGTCGGAAAAACAGGATCTGAAAAtagagaaaatgaaaattttctaGTGTTACAGAGTCACTATAGGAAAGGGGAGTGATGAAAATAGGGAAAGTTTGCATGGATTTATATTGAGAAATTGGTAAATTGCATGGGGTGTTAGGAACCGGCCATAGCAGGTAGCCGGTTACTATTTGGACCATATTATAAGATTCAAATGAAAAATTGTGGGCGAGTGGTCCTGTAGAGGTCGAGAGGCCTGCATTGACAGCTAAGAATTCACCTCCAATTTGCTGTGGTGATGACACGTGGACAAGACGACAAGGAGCCACGTCATAGGGTTCTGTTTGATAATGACATAAAAGAGTGGGAGTGTCCCCCTTGTTATTGCTTTCGGTCGGGAGCAATCATGCACCATGGAATGATCTGGAAGTAGGGTTCTTaatctttttttcttattttaattctgTCATCGGTTTCAGTTTAGGTGAACCTATTTTCTTggtcgttccaaaaagaatgaacattTTCTAAATTtagtaacaatttagcttaaagttacaactttacccttaatgagaagcttttataaccacacaaatactctggagcTCATTTGAacttgtttaggatcacaaattccaaaagtctttatttttttcttaaactccgtgcccagtcaaacacgttcacataaattggaacggagggagtaattttttttaatggcGATTATTGCTCACTAACTTTTGTGGTGGAATATCATCATATTTCTA
Above is a window of Nicotiana tabacum cultivar K326 chromosome 8, ASM71507v2, whole genome shotgun sequence DNA encoding:
- the LOC107815080 gene encoding probable aquaporin TIP1-1, which translates into the protein MPIHQIAVGSHEELRQSGTLKAALAEFICTLIFVFAGQGSGMAFNKLSADGTATPAGLISASIAHAFGLFVAVSVGANISGGHVNPAVTFGAFVGGNITLFRGILYIVAQLLGSTVACFLLEFATGGMSTGAFALSAGVSVWNAFVFEIVMTFGLVYTVYATAVDPKKGDLGVIAPIAIGFIVGANILAGGAFTGASMNPAVSFGPALVSWTWTHQWVYWAGPLVGGGIAGVVYELIFINHSHEPLPSGDF